tttcaaacacacacacacacacattttaatttctAACTTGGAACAATAAACACAGgtcatcataactttttttttttttgcaatatatatatatatatatatatatatatatgtatatttaaatatatatatatatttcccaagATGTTCATCAATATAATAGACATTGACAGATTTACTCTACAATTGATGTCTGGTTGCCAAAAGGTTTCCTGTTACAATGTACTTCGTTCTGTTAAATATGTAGTCCACTACTatgacacaaataaataaaaacaattaaaataaagtaacaacaacaaaataaaactgtaaagacCACATTACCCATGATCCTCCAGCCTAGTCCCTCCAAAGACGCCAGAGGAACAGGGGTAATGCTAATCTTCAACCTTTCCTCCCCAAACCAACTtccataaatcaaataaataaacaaatgaaacaaaaagtgtTATTAATACAGCAACTTGGCTCTTGGTTCGATGTGTTTCTAGACCTCCATGAAGCTCTATGGGATATTCCACTTTTTATACTCTTTAATTCAGTCCCAAAAACCTTCAAAGAATCAAACATGTGAAAAATGccttaatttttcattcaaaacaTCAACTGCTTGCAATTAGTTCAGAGAAGTAGATATCCCAGTCTGTACAAGCTTTCTGAAAAAACTCTTGACACGCTAACCTTTAGCAAGGCAGGGTTCATTTTCCAGTATTACttaaattatagaaaaaaaaaaaaacaccctcttCTGACTAAGCACAATGATGCTGTGCCACAGAGCACCACTGCGAAGCCTTAGCTAATTTCTGCTTAAACAACTGAGGACTAAATAACTGTATGACATGAGTAATAGAGTAACCACTGTGGCTTTGTTCTGTGTCTTCATTGGTTCCCTCCCAATAAAGAAGACGCAGCATCTTTAACAGGCTGGCGTGACAAAACTACTCCCACCGTCCCTTTCAACCCACATGGTTTTGAACAAAACATACATTAGTgccaagagaaaagaaaatgtattcatacactcacacagagaaaaacagaaaagcaCATACATTGTTTGTAGCCCCCTATTTGAATTCTTTTGATTTGTGAAGCGTTTTAAACACTTTGATTCACTTGTCATATTTGAGTCCTACCCCAATGCATATTGTCTATCAGTTATAGACCTCCTTAAAATGTTGACAACCCCCGGGAgcctaatataatatatagtatatctATTTTAATATGATCGTATTCTTATTCCAGATTGTTTATGccttaaatgtaaaatctaaaaaaagaagCCCCTTCCCCCAGATGAAGCCCACACTACAACAGTACAATAcagatttagtttttcttttttcttctttaaatagcTACAAAGAAATAGTTTCATGTTTTATATTCAGCATTACAGACACAGACCTTTAGGAGAAGTTGTGCTATCATTGTTATAGATATTATGTCTGGGGTCCGTACGTTGGATTGTGGTTCCTAAATATTCAAGTAAAATAAACTTAGACCTAAAAAATGCAGAGAGATGGGCTAATTCGTTTCCTTATGCTGGATGAGAGCTTTTAAAAACCAGAGATTTGGGGAAATGTTGTCCCTTAACCTGTTTTTGATGGCAATTGGCAGTTTGAGCAAGATATTATATGgtctttggtcatttttttttttaaatagctcaACATGAGTGGGACAAAGGAGTGAATGAGCATGCagggatagaaaaaaaaatgaaatgaactaAGGCCATCtccttttaaagaagaaaaatgaaatgaaaatgagtaaatgaatgaaattaaaaatagtttgcTTGTCAGAAACCATAAATACAAAAGATTACAGTTCATTCTGCTCCAAACACCAGGCTTTTCCATACGGATAATTGTTATTGAATGTAAAAACACACCAGTGGAATAATGCCTCTAGCTCCACCCTTAACAGCCCCGCCTCCTGTCACAATCAATCAGCTAATCTACACCCTCCCCCTGTTAATGCAAGCAGGTTGCCACGGGAACAGCCTTTCTTTACCTGCCGAGGTCTAAGCAGCCTAAAAAATTACGATTGAGCCGAAATACTCACACAGACTGCAACTAGCAGCTACAAACCGAATCATGTGTGAAAGAAGAAATGCTAATGACGCTAACTTAGAAACATGAATGGGAAGGGTGGTGGTGTTCACGTGCAGATGCACACTTCACGCCTGGCTCGCTTCTTGTTGGCAGATTGGGCGGATGAGACTGAAAAGTGATGCTGATGGAggcatatgtataaatatatattcacggAAGCAAaccaggaagaaaaaaaacaagaagaaaaaaaagtcccctCAGGTGCTTGGCAGTGTGTAAACTACAGCTGAACTTGACAAACAGGCACGCAGAGAGGTGGAGAATAGTGAGGGACACAAAGGTGCTCGCTGAGCACATGGCAGCAAAGCCAAGTCCTGAAACTAAGTAGTCCCTTTCCTGCCTGCTTCACAgacaaaattataatacaatctatacctaaaatcaaaagaaagactAAATTAAAGGCAGTATCTAGATTTAAGAGAGAACCACAGCTGTGGAAACTAGGCCTACCTCATGTTGAAGTATTAATATCAACCTGTGTGCTTTCAGACGAATGAATCAGTTTGGCAGTAGTTCTGCTGTGAGGGAGTAACACAGCGCGTGGTTCGCTCTCATTCGCACCTGCAGTCTAACCAGTTAAAAGGCGCCTTCGAAAACAAGCTTTCTGTGCATGATACTACTTCCAATTTTTGTTCGGTCTCTAGCCTTGAATCTCTCTGGGCTTCGAAATCTTTACCAGGAGAATGAATCGGGGAATTCTGATCCTGAGCCATTCGAAAAGCACTAACACTCTGAAATCTTTCCATGTACTGCGCAATCGACCCCTGTGCGATTATTAGCTTCGACATCCCTGTCAAAACCTAGTTTGACTGCGTTACAGTTACTCAAGGTAGTTTAAGACCTGTTTTGGAATCCTTTAAGATAAATACGCTTACTATGTTTGATAGACAGCATAATTCGACACCGCTATTAAGGAATGTTTAAGAGATAAGACACTGAAgacattaaattaagataaacatCTACAGTCATTGGTCTGTTGTGGCAGTTCACTAAGAAAGTAAGTACTATTggtgagaaaaagaaagaaagagaaagaaggagaaaggGGGTTGAGCGGGCAATGTGTAGGTCTGAGATAGGGTGCATGTGACAAAGAACAAACTGGGGATATTGATTCAGTACCTCAGTTAAGGGAGTCGATCGCTTGTGCAAAAATACACCAGATACTCAGTGAGCAAGAAAGAGTGAAACAGAGCGTGCAAGATACAAACACCCAGATTAAGAGGCAGTAGTTTAAACCTGAAgcaaaataagttttacaaaacttaaaaaatatacaaatgcacactcacacacaaactacAAAAACCATTATATCAGAATAAAACTCTACAAAGAACATTtggaatatatactgtataatcgCATTCTAAGGgctgtgatttcttttttttttttttttcggttgtcACAAGTAATCAGGAGTTTGGAGTATGAACAGTATTTCAGAAAAGCCGGAGGTATTTACAGAAGAGACATGGCCACACACTCACGGACAGGACGAACGAGTGACAGGGGCCCAGGTGCGAGGCAGTGGAGGCAGGGGGCAAGGGGGCTCAGGAAGGGGCAAATAAATTGATTGTTGTGAGAAGTCGTTTTTCTCATCTTTTTTGGGAGGGATTTTACTGTGGCTTAGGATTGGGCGTTCATGAGCTCAGAGTGGGGTAGGAACATCGCACTTTAGGTGCTGAAGTACACTGTGAAGAGAAGCAGATCAGATTTATCGTCAACACCTGAGAAACAGTATGTAAGAAGAAACATAATTCTATAAGCCACCTTTTCACTAtcactgccaaaatacagacaagAGGTCATTCATTTCTAATGGAGAGTAGTGGAGTGGATTTTGATCTTATGCTGAATTTTCggatgtgatttatttattcatttcataatGGCGAATAAGACATTCCATGTGACTGCTACGAAGGCAAAATGTGACAATCGTATGAAAATGTCAGAGATAGTGGAAAGGCGGTTTTAGTTTTAAAGGGATATTCTATATTCAAAACACAATTTTCGCTCAGAATATTTTACCTGTTTgtgaaaataaacacaaataccaAGTTGACTGTAAAGAGTGCTTAAAGGACAAGTTCGCAGATTTTCAGCCAGCTTTCTATTTTTACAATGTCAGTGGTATATGCAAATAAACAATGCATACTGTTTCTTCATGTTACCTGCACTCAGATCTTAACGACCAAGGCGGTACACAtatctgcatgtgtttgtttgttcgttccaCTTAAAGTTGCAcacgatcattgtatgacaccaaagtaccacAAGAgcgatttaaaaacaacaaagagctgtctgctctgctctctatagctcttgtGAAATAATGGCATACAACAATCAATCTGCACAGTGCaaacagccaaaacctggatattttaggccatatagaaatcctggcaagggtGAGTCCTGTATAAATGGCCCGTATGGTCACCCTGTTTCCATTGCATAGAAAGTTAAGTTTTATCTTGCCATTGGCATGTAATGTACCcctttaaaaattaaatctatGGAATTACTATGGAATACCGTCATAACTTACCAATGATTATAATGAGGACAATCACGCATATCACCCCCAGGATAATCATCATCTAAATAAAAGAGGTAAAAAGAAGGAGAATAGGTTGAAATGCAGTAAAGAGTTGACTATAAAGACGCAACATTCaaacatttgattactttttgttttgaGGTACTGAAATAACACAGCGTACTTATACTGAAAGCTAAATATGTTAGAATGATAAACGACTTTCATTTCAAAGAGGTGTTCTGATTTGAGGTTTATTGTTAGCTATTTGCTTGATTTAGATGTGTTGTTCTGAAAGTCAATTGCCTTTTTCAGCCTTACTCGAGGCACTTTATGTGTTGTTTACCTTGGCATTCTTCCACCAGTATTTATTCTTGAGCTTGGCAGCGCTGGTCTCGAATTGTGAGGCTCCAGCCTGCAGGGCATCAGCCCGATCATCCAGCTCTGACAGCTTCTGGTCCCTCTCCAGAACCTTGTCTACGTTCACACGCATAATGTCCACCACCTGGGAAACGATGAAGGTGACTCTTAGTAAACTGTGTcatcccttatatatatatatatatatatatatatgttctgaaAATGCACTTGTAGATTAAAGAAGAAAGAGATGGGGTTCACTCACCTCATCCACCTGAGCCTGTGTCTGCTGTAAGCGACGGTTGCTGGTGAGGTTAGGGGGACCCTGGCTACCTCCTTCTGGGGCGGGGGCACCTGCTGGGCCTGGGGCAGACCTGCACACCAGCAGGGGTGTATTATTAGTACAATGATTTAGAGGATCTACTTATTAGGAATATGAAGAATATGTATTAGTATTATCCTAAATTACTAAAAATAGTGGTTTTGCTTGCATTTCTTATAAGAACAGTATTTGTTTTCCAAATTTAATTGCAATTCAGATTCATTTCTAAATTAGTCACAATAAATATCGACTTGATGTGTCATAATCATCATACCAGCAAGGTTACATACAATCACATGTTGCTAGTGCCATCTCTGTTGCATGAAAAGAAACTGTTTAGTTAAAAGTACTGCAGCTCCTCActagtttttttcttctgtaaagaCTGGTGTGTAACAAAATTCAGCGTGTATTACTGTAACTGACAGAACTCATAAGTAACTGAACAGGGATTTCTGAAAAAGTCTCCTTGCTAATGCCAATCTCAGCCACCAGAGGAAGACAAAAATCTGTATAAAGGTCACCTCTGAAGGATCCCTGGATATAATCCCTGTTTAGTCCCCTAAGACTTTTTCTTActgggatctttttttttttttttttcatgtatgacAGGAGTAAATGAGCCGGGAGTAAAGCTCACAATATTTTTTGTCATTCTCAATTGCTTCCGCTTCTTCGGATTTACAATAACAACCTATATTAAGACATTACGTCTTGGCTCCTCTCACCTTCACTGACATGAAAACGATGTTATAGCACTTCACTTTTACTGATGTGTATCAGTTTAATGGTTCTTACAATCAGAACATAACAGTAACATTCTTGCAACTCAAGGTTTTTACTTTCAtgtctaaaatacatttaaactattCATAATTCTTGGCCTACAATTTGACTATAATAAACTAAACTATAAACAGAAAAGATCGTTTTTTGtaaattgaaatgtatttgtATTCAGTGTTAAGTAAGTGAAGTGTTTATATATCTATCAATCATGGAAGCATAAGAAGCAGACACAGGCTTACAGAGGAAATAGTCTGTGAGCACGATTCAATGCTAAATTACCTTTTGCTGACGCAACAAAATTCGCATTTAAAGCATAATGTGTAtaatttcatcaaaatgaatttgatcaAATGACAAACCAAACATTTGTCCAGTGCTCTTACAGCCTGGTTATGCAAGGCTAATTTTCTTTATGCTCATTGACAAATTCCAAATAAACGAATGAAACAGCATtgtacatttactgtattttacattaatatgttGTTCCTGTACTGTCCTTTACACAGGATTGGTAAAGGAAGGGTCATATGAATGATAGGGACAACATCCCCACCCCCACACAAGGCCTTCATGTGTCAGGAGTCCCTGTCATTGTTGCGTCACAATCAACTTACATTTTCTCAAATAGCTGGACCAGATGTTACTAAGTGATActaatttatctatttttatgtaCTGAAAGCAAAAGGTAGAACCTTATAAAAACAGTATGCATGGtcatatcaaaatatcaaattcCACACCAAGTGATAACAGTAGAGGGGAGGTAATACCAAAGTCATTTTTAAGGGTATTCTTGTGATTGGTAATATGAACATATTACTGAATTATCATTAAGCGCCATTTAGAGACTGGATTATTTAAACCAGTTAGACCAGCATGTCTAGAGAATCCTAGAGTACAAGGCCATCTCTCCTACAGAGGAACACCTGCACCCTTTGTGCCAGCCATTTGGCTTCAGTCTAACCAAATATCAATGAATATCGAGGCCTGCTTCCATAGAAACATGTTGAATGGGTTTGAGAATAATATATTCGAAAACGTAAAAAACTGCATCGTTCCGAACATATGACCCTCAGTTCACCTACCCCCGTGGAATATCACGCCTCTAGCttacagtgtatttttttatataaaatatgaggtatatttattcttattatcattacttaaatgtaatttgttaaaacTGATATCAAGCCAGGTTTGAAATACAGTGGGCCTTGGGCTATTTGGGACACATCCCAGTGGGCTTTTGACATCAACGTCGAAATAATCATCAAGACAGAGATTTTGGGTGGACAGATATATTAACTGCAATACGTGATGTCGATTCACTTATTATTTTCATTCTAAAAGCGCGCGACCGAACCAAACCAGTCCAGTCCGGTGTCAAGGCGTGATTATATCGCTGTCGCTCGCTCCAAACAGCAGAATAACGCGAAACACCtctacattataaatattttagtttctTGACAGCCGTTTACTGTATAGATGCAAATCTAGTACGGCGTCAtctgaaatggaaaaaaacatttttgccaaTTTATAGACTAGCCTATATAATACAGCAAGTGCGCTCGTCAGAATCCACTGGGTCTCGTGAGATACGCAACAGATGTGGAATTATGCGTAACGttgtatacaataaaatataaacctACCATAATATGGAAACCTGATTATTTTGTGcatacatattaatatttatatacaacGTTATATTAACAAGTgacagcataataataataacggagCAAATAAAACCACACTCAAAACCAGAATAAAAACCTTAAGTGAAATGAAATCGTAGCTACTCACATTGTGAACCGGGGTTTCTGTGCGTCTAGAAGACGTGTGTGGATGGACGCGCTGCTTCAGGCGTTTCTCCCCGTCTCCGGGATAAATAATGCACTCTCCAGGTTATTCTAGTAAAGCGGTATTATTCcttgttttttgttctgtttctttgagggtttgtatttatgtatttgcagCGGTGTGCCGCGCCTCGCTGTTATTTTCTTTAGAATAAGGGCGCTCTACCGCTACTCTCTTCTGTCACTATGTACACATAGAAAATAGATGCTCGGATTAGATGAACAAAGATGGCTCGTTGACGTCACTCGTCATCCGGGAAGCTGCAGGTGTCGTTGACCGTGAGGGACAGGAGATGGAGGATTGATGctgtgcttgttgacagtatgaCGAGACGGGACAAGGGCACATTTAGGCTATCCGTTCGGAACACTTTCAGCAGTATATGTAAGAGGTCGTGGGATGTGTCTATGGGTTGTATTAGCGCAACACGTCTTGTGGTTAATTTATTTATGAGTAAGGATTGCTGAAAAAACAAAATGGCGGTCTATGAAGGGATGAGTGTGCTTCCCAGTCGGTGTATGCTCACTTGCTAGTTGCCTTAATAGAAAACATGGAAACTTTTAGATTTCTGGATGAGTTTATTTTTAGTATTGTGATGCATCCTGATAGCAGAGGTGCCgccaatattatttcacaatactttAAGCACTTAAATTAGTAGATATATGTAAATATTGCGTTTATCTTggcctggagggccaatgcgctgcATAGTTTAACTCCAACCTTAATCAAACTCACCTAACgttacctgtgattttctaacgatcctgaagacattgattagcattctcaggtgtgtttgattaccgttagagctaaactctgcaggaatgtGGATCTCGTTggccagatttgaggaaccctgagaTATAGCCTAAAAACATCAAAAGGCAACTGTACTTAGGGAAAAAAGCTattggcagcggtgggattcgaacccacgcccccgaagagactggagccttaatccagcgccttagaccgctcggccacgctaccgtTGAACTCCATCGTTTTGCTAGGAATCAGAAAAAGTTGGGTTGTGTAGCTTGTATTTTTTCACGTATAAATTCGGGCCATTATGTCt
Above is a window of Carassius auratus strain Wakin chromosome 35, ASM336829v1, whole genome shotgun sequence DNA encoding:
- the vamp2 gene encoding vesicle-associated membrane protein 2 — its product is MSAPGPAGAPAPEGGSQGPPNLTSNRRLQQTQAQVDEVVDIMRVNVDKVLERDQKLSELDDRADALQAGASQFETSAAKLKNKYWWKNAKMMIILGVICVIVLIIIIVYFST